TGTTGGAGAAAAAGTTTCTGTGATTGCCAAAACAACTGTCGTTGATATTGGAACAACTTCGGAATTAGGTTTTGGTAAAAGAAGACTTGCACATGTTCTTGGAATGTATGGAACAATTTTGTTCTGGGTTTCCTCGGCTATGTTAGTATTTTGTTACACAGGCGTTGGTAAATCAAATTCTCAAACATGGTCAATGCTCTGGCATGTTGGAGCTATCTTAACTTGCTTAGGTGGATATTGGTTTTGGTTTTTTTTAAGGGTTGACGTATCTGCGGAAGCTCATCCTTGGTATAGAATTATTAAAGCTGATCTTTTTGTCTTAGCTTTACTTGCATGTTCAACTTTTGGTTTAGCTTGGTCTTACACTCAATTTAATGGTCAAACAGGTTTGTCTTATTTATTTTTAATTTTATTTGTTGCGTCTAATTTAGTTTTATTTGGTGGTGTCTACTGGTCTAAATTTGCCCATATGTTCTACAAACCAGGAGCAGCAATACAAAAAAATTTAGCTGAAGCTGATGGTTCAAGAGATAACTTACCTCCACCAGCTGATGCTCCTGAGCAATTTGGCTTAGGCATAAAAAGAGAAGAGCCAAAACACTATTAATATGCTATTAAAAAAAGGAGAAAAATAAATTATGTCAACTTTTGTATACATGACAAGATGTGATGGTTGTGGACATTGTGTAGATATATGTCCTTCAGACATCATGCATATAGACGAAAATATTAGAAGAGCAAAGAACATTGAACCAAATTTTTGTTGGGAATGTTATTCATGCGTTAAAGCATGTCCCAATCATGCAATCGATGTAAGAGGATATGCTGATTTTGCTCCTATGGGACATAGCGTAAGAGTAAGAAGGGAAGAGGAAAAAGGAACCATATCTTGGAAAATTAAATTTAGAAATGGAACTGAAAAAAATTTTGTATCTCCAATAACAACAAAGCCTTGGGGTAAATTCATTCCTAAACTTGCTGAGGGTGATACGCCTAATCAAGGAGAAATTAATTCTCAAAGATTATATAGTGAACCTGAAGGTTTAAACACTAATAAAGAGTTACCATCAGTTCCTAAAGAGTCTTTCAAAAAAGGAGTTTATTATTAATGGCTAAACACAAAACACATTATGAAGAATGTGATGTATTAGTCGTTGGTGGTGGAATGGCTGGTACAGGAGCAACTTTTGAAGCCAGACATTGGGGAAGAGACTTAAAAATAGTTTGTGTTGAAAAAGCAAACATTGATCGAAGCGGTGCAGTTGCACAAGGTTTATATGCAATTAATTGTTATATGGGAATGCAATGGGATGAAAATCAACCTGAGGACCATGTAAGATACGCTAGAAATGATTTGATGGGAATGGTCAGAGAGGATTTAGGTTATGACATGGCTCGTCATGTAGATTCAACAGTTCACATGTTTGATGAGTGGGGTCTTCCAATGATGAAAAATGAAAAGACTGGAAGATACCTAAGAGAAGGTAAATGGCAGATTATGATTCATGGTGAAAGCTATAAACCAATTGTAGCAGAGGCTGCAAAAAAATCAGCAGATAAAATTTATAATAGAATAATGGTTACTCATTTATTAATGGATGAGTCCCAAGAAAATAGAATTGGCGGTGCAGTTGGATTTAATATGAGAACAGGTGACTTTCATGTATTTAAATCTAAAACAGTAATAGTAGCTGCTGGTGGAGCATCACATATTTTTAAACCAAGAGCTGTAGGAGAAGGCATGGGAAGAACTTGGTATGCACCATGGAGCAATGGCTCAGCTTACGCATTACCTATAGCTGCAGGTGCTAAGATGACACAAATGGAAAACAGAATTGTGTTGTGTAGATTTAAAGATGGTTATGGACCTGTTGGAGCATATTTTTTACACTTAAAAACATATACACAAAATGCCAATGGCGAAAATTATGAAAAAAAATGGTATGATCAAACTAAGGAATTAGTTGGAGAATATATTGATCATCACCCAACTCCTACCTGTTTAAGAAATCATGCATTTATTCAAGAAGTTGCATCAGGTAATGGACCAATTCACATGGTAACAACAGAAGCTTTTCAAGATCCACATTTAGAAACTGTTGGATGGGAAAACTTTTTAGGAATGACGGTTGGTCAAGCCGTTGTTTGGGCATCACAAAATATTGATCCTAAGTATACAAATCCTGAGTTAACCACATCTGAACCTTACGTAATGGGATCTCATGCAACATGTTCTGGAGCATGGGTAAGTGGGCCAGAGGATTTGTCTCCTCCAGAATACTTCTGGGGTTATAATAGAATGTTAACTATTGATGGACTTTTTGGTGCAGGAGATACAGTAGGCGGTAGTGCACATAAATTTTCATCAGGTTCTTTTACCGAGGGTAGATTAGCAGCAAAAGCAGCAGTTAAATATATTGAAGACAAAAAGGCTGAAGGAATTAATGTTACAGATAAACAATGTGATGATTTTAAAAAGACTGTTTACAAACCTCTTGATAATTACACAGTTGCTCAAAACGAGATCACTGGCGGGACTGTTTCACCAAGTTATATTTCTCCAATTCAGGGATTGCAAAGACTTCAAAAAATAATGGATGAATACGTAGGGGGAATTACATCAAATTATATGACCAACGGAAATTTACTTAAAAAAGCCTTAGAACTTTTAAATTGGCTGCAAGAAGACTTAGAGCATGTCGGTGCGGAGGATTATCATCAGTTAATGAGAGCCTGGGAGCTAAAACATAGAGCTTTAACCTCACAATGTGTCACTGAACATACTTTATTTAGGGAGGAAACTCGTTGGCCAGGATATTATTATAGAGGAGATCATATGAAGTTAGATGATGAAAATTGGCATTGTTTAACAGTTTCAAGAAGAGATCCTAAAACTGGTAAATTTTCATTAGAAAAAGTTCCGGTTTATCACATAGTTGATGAAAAAGAAAAAAAGAAAGCCTCATAATTTATTTTAAGCAAATTTATGGATCTTTTGTCAAAATCAGATGAA
The DNA window shown above is from Candidatus Pelagibacter sp. RS39 and carries:
- a CDS encoding adenylyl-sulfate reductase produces the protein MLSNNPFSILSEIISPVAMQSFIIAMILLIAIGTIIQMIHHKNLTYFFNNAKKAKLSATKELGVGEKVSVIAKTTVVDIGTTSELGFGKRRLAHVLGMYGTILFWVSSAMLVFCYTGVGKSNSQTWSMLWHVGAILTCLGGYWFWFFLRVDVSAEAHPWYRIIKADLFVLALLACSTFGLAWSYTQFNGQTGLSYLFLILFVASNLVLFGGVYWSKFAHMFYKPGAAIQKNLAEADGSRDNLPPPADAPEQFGLGIKREEPKHY
- the aprB gene encoding adenylyl-sulfate reductase subunit beta, encoding MSTFVYMTRCDGCGHCVDICPSDIMHIDENIRRAKNIEPNFCWECYSCVKACPNHAIDVRGYADFAPMGHSVRVRREEEKGTISWKIKFRNGTEKNFVSPITTKPWGKFIPKLAEGDTPNQGEINSQRLYSEPEGLNTNKELPSVPKESFKKGVYY
- the aprA gene encoding adenylyl-sulfate reductase subunit alpha; this translates as MAKHKTHYEECDVLVVGGGMAGTGATFEARHWGRDLKIVCVEKANIDRSGAVAQGLYAINCYMGMQWDENQPEDHVRYARNDLMGMVREDLGYDMARHVDSTVHMFDEWGLPMMKNEKTGRYLREGKWQIMIHGESYKPIVAEAAKKSADKIYNRIMVTHLLMDESQENRIGGAVGFNMRTGDFHVFKSKTVIVAAGGASHIFKPRAVGEGMGRTWYAPWSNGSAYALPIAAGAKMTQMENRIVLCRFKDGYGPVGAYFLHLKTYTQNANGENYEKKWYDQTKELVGEYIDHHPTPTCLRNHAFIQEVASGNGPIHMVTTEAFQDPHLETVGWENFLGMTVGQAVVWASQNIDPKYTNPELTTSEPYVMGSHATCSGAWVSGPEDLSPPEYFWGYNRMLTIDGLFGAGDTVGGSAHKFSSGSFTEGRLAAKAAVKYIEDKKAEGINVTDKQCDDFKKTVYKPLDNYTVAQNEITGGTVSPSYISPIQGLQRLQKIMDEYVGGITSNYMTNGNLLKKALELLNWLQEDLEHVGAEDYHQLMRAWELKHRALTSQCVTEHTLFREETRWPGYYYRGDHMKLDDENWHCLTVSRRDPKTGKFSLEKVPVYHIVDEKEKKKAS